CCGGATGAGCCCTTCGGTCACCAACTCCTCACACACACCCCGAAGTTGGATAGCGGCGTCCAAGTCGCCTTCGGACAGGTGCAGTTGGTACAGGTCGACGTGGTCGGTGCCGAGGCGGGCGAGGGAAGCGGTGAGGGCTCGGCGAATGTACCCGGGGCTGTCGTCCTGCCCGTCCGCGATCCGCGTGCGCTCGTCGAAGAGGTTGCCCCACTTGGTGGCGATCACCACATCCGAACGGCGCTTGCCGAGGGCCCGGCCGAGGACGCGCTCGCTGTGTCCGGTGCCGTACACGTCGGCCGTGTCGAAGAAGGTGACGCCCAGGTCGAGGGCGCGCCGGATGGCCCGTACGGACTCGTCGTCGTCGACCTTGCCCCAGCCGTAGGGCTGGCCGTCCGGGGCGCCCCACTCTCCGCCGATGGCCCAGCAGCCGAAGCCGAGGGGGCTGACCTCGATGCCGCTGCGGCCCAGGGTCCGGTTCGCGAAGGCCTGGGTGGTGCCTGTGCTGTCCGTGGTTCCTGTGCTGTCGGTGGTCTCCATGGGTCAGGACAGTAGGAGTTGGAGCCCACTTCAGCGCAAGGGGACCGGTCAGGCCTGGCCCGTCTCGAAGCGCAGGATGCGGCCGTCGTCGACGGTGAAGCTCCACTTGGTGCGCATCTCACCCCAGGTGTCGTTGCTGTAGTTGGCGACGAGGACGCGGCCCTCCCTCGACTCGTTCGCGACGTCCATGTGCCCGTGGGAGGAGAAGATCTCGCGCTCGGTCCAGTCGGCGAGGTCACGGTCGGAGCCGTCGTCGGACATGGTCGCGCCGGGTGCCAGTACGGCTTCGAAGGCCTCGCGGTCGTGCGCGTTCACGGCGTCGACGAAGGCCCGGACGGCCGGGTCGCTGAGCTTGGCGGTCTGAATCGTCATGCCGGTCACACTGGCACCGCCCCCCGGCACCCGCCACCCGAACGGCAGGCACGAACGGCCCTCTCGGGTGCGGTGGGCGTGATCGGTGCGACGGTGGAGGCATGACCTGTGACGACCGATACGACCGGCGTGATCTGGGGCTGCTGCTTCTTCGTCTGGGGACGGGCGGGGTGCTGGCGGCGCACGGCGCGCAGAAGCTGTTCGGGTGGTTCGGCGGACACGGCCTCGAAGGCACCGGCGCCTTCATGGAGTCCGTCGGCTACGCGCCCGGGAAGGCCAGCGCCACGGCGTCCGGCCTCGCGGAGACGGGCGGCGGCACGCTGCTCGCACTGGGCCTGGCGACTCCGGCGGCCGGCGCGGCGGCGGCGGGCGCGATGGTGGGTGCCACCGCCGTGCACGCGCCCAACGGGTTCTTCAACACCGGCGGCGGTTACGAGTACGCGGCCACCCTGGGTCTCGCCGCGGCGGGCCTCGCGGTGACGGGCCCGGGCCGGCTCTCCCTGGACCACGCGCTGGGCCACGTACTGGACCGCGGCTGGATGGTCCCGGCGGCTCTCGCGGGCACGGCCGCGGTCACGGCAGTCGTCGTGGGGGCACGGAACCGGCGTGTGCGGGAGCGTCAACAGGGCACGCAGGAAACGCTGTTCGAGGAGTAGACGGACGGAGTGACAGAGGGAGAAGGGATTCGGGGTGCCGGGGTCGCCGTGGGAGGGTTCTCCCACGGCCGGTGACCTGTGCGGTTCCTTTGCCGCAGGCCGGTGGGGGCTTGTCGCGCTGTTCCCCGCGCCCCCGAGGGGCGCGGTTCCGTGCCCGCCTCCACCGGGCCCACCCCTGCTCGGCCGGTTACGACCCGTTCGCGTTCGACCGGCCGAAGAACTCGATCTCGGCGATGGCCACCTGCTTGTCGCCCGACGCGGCGTGCGCCGAGAGGATCACGAAGCGTACGGAGGTGACGGAGCCGACGCGGAAGGCTCGGGTCTGAGCGCCCGCGCCCTGGTCGAGGTTGAGGATGCGGGTCGTCTTCTTTCCGTCGGCGGTGGTGATCTGTGCCTCGACGCGCTTCGGGAGCGCCGACTCGGAGAGCGTCTCTGCGCGGGCGGAGACGCCGGGCGTGATGAGGACGTCCAGCAGCCGGGTGGGCTCGGCGAACCGGGCCTCGATCCACTGGCCCTCGCCCGACTGGGTGACGCCGGGACCCCACCAGGTGTTGCTCCGCTTGTCGAAGGCCAGTTCGGGCTTGTGGCCGGGGTAGGAGCGGGACGCGGTGACCTTGTCCGGGTCGGCCGGGGCGCGCTTGGCGAAGTGGTCGCGTACGCCGTTCACCGCGTCGCCGAAGTTCATGACCGCCGCGACCAGGAGGGTCAGCACCAGCGCGCCGACCACCCAGTTCCAGACGCGGCCGAAGCCCCGGCGCAGTCGCGGGCGGTCGCCCGCCCACGGGGTCTCGCCGCCCCGCAGGTCCAGCAGCCGGCGCCACCACGGAAGCCGCCGGCCGGGCTCGCCGCCGCCATGGCCCGACATCGGCATGGCGCAACGTCCGCAGAAGTGCCGGTCGGGCATGTTCGGGGTCGCGCACCAGGGGCACGGCAGACCGCCCTGTACGCCGGGTTCCCGGCCCGGGGTACGGACCTGCGGGCGGTCGGCGACCGGGAGGCCCGGCAGCACCGGTGCGACGGACGGCTCCGGGGCGGTCCGGGGTTCGGGGTCCGCGACCGGCACGAGGAGGGACCTGGCGCGGGCCGCGGTGTCGTCCGGCTCGGAGGCGGGAGTGGGAGAGTGCGCGGGGGTGTTCTCCCCCGGTGGTACGGCGGGCTGGGGCAGGGTGTCCGCGTCGGCGCCCTGGGGCGGTTCGGGGGCGGTAGCGGTCGACCGGGGCGAGGGGGCGGGTGCGGGTTCGTCCAGCCGGGCCAGGGCGGTGCGGGGCACCCCGGCGCCGCCGGGGCCCGAGCGGGAGAAGGCGTCCCAACCGGGAGCGGGAGCGTCGGCGCTGCCCGACGGCCCGCCGCCGGACCTCGTCTCCTCGCGCACGCCCGCCGCCACGGCGGGCTCCCCCGCCGGAACGGACACGGGATCGCCGGCACCCGCGCCTCTGACGGAGCCCGCCCGGCCCCCTTGGCCGGCCCTTCCCTCACCCACTTCCCGTCCCTCGCGGTCCGCCCGCTCCTCGCGGTCGGACCAGCTCAGCACCGCCCCGCAGGCGTCGCAGAAGGACTGGCCGGGCTCCGCCCGTGTTCCGCATTCGGCGCAGCTCTGGCTGGTCATCTTTCCGGGGTCCTTTCGGCGACGGTCACCTTGACCGTGTAGGGCATGTGGGCGGGGCGGGCCGCGGCGACGAGGCTGTCCAGCCGGTGTTCGTCCGCGGGTGTCGGGTCGGGCAGCCGCAGGGCGACGTGCAGATGGGGGCGGGGATCGCCGGGGACGGGTCCGAGGGGCCGGGCGTGCCAGTCGGCGCCGCCGCTCTCGGTGATCTCCGGGATCACCCCGAAGGCGAGCCGTACGGCCTCGGACAGGCCTCGCCGGGTGCCTCGTACCCGGTGGAGATACGCGGCGGCGGCGACGGCGGCGCGCAGCCGTTCCTCCGGTTCGGAGCCGTCGATCTCGGCGCCGACCCAGCTGCCGAGCCAGCGCGTGAAGTCGAGGGGGGCCAGGGACGGGGTGAAGTAGGAGTCGAGACAGTCGAGGGCGTTGAGGATGGGCGCGACGACGTCGTCGAGACCGCCGACGAACCGCTGGGCCAGGTCGTCGTCGGCGAAGACCGCCGGGAGCATCGCGCCGATGGGCGCGGAGGAGCCGAGTCCGTCGATGGAGCCTCTCAACGGGCCCTCCCTGCTTGCTGGTCGGGCTTCCTCATGAGCTGTCCCCGATGACCCGCACCCGGTGGTCGAAGGAGAAGACGAGGGACGGCGGGGCGAGGTCGATGCGGTTCGTCGCCTCGCCGCGCTTGCCGGTGAGCGGGTCGGCGGGATGCAGCTGCACCTCGTCGACCAGTTCGACGCCGGGGACGCGTTGCAGGACCGCGAAGACCTCGCCGGACTGCACGGGACGCCCGAAGGGCCAGCCCTTGCCGTCGGCGCCGCCGGTGAGCGGATCGAGGTGACGGTAGAGGGCGTCGTGCGCCTGCCTGCGTACCCGGTCCGTGTCGACGCCCCGGAAGGCGTGCACCGTCGCGACGACGGTGACCCCCTGGTAGAAGGGCGGCCCGACCGCCAACCGCGTGCCGATCAGGCGCCGTTCGTCGAGATAGCGCGTGATGCGCTGCAACAGGGCGTCCCCGGGGACAAGTTGCTCGAAGCGCAGCCGCCCGCCGGGGTCGGGTACGGCCTGCGGTACGACCAACACCCGTACGGCGTAGGCCCCGTGCTCGCCCTCGTCGCCCTCCAGGCAGGTGATGCGGGCGGTCTCGGGGGCGGCGCGGCGGGCGAGTTCCTCGTAGTCCCGCAGGGTGACGGCGCGTTCCTGGGCGCGCAGGGTGATCGGCGCCCTGACCTTGGCCTCCTCGACGGTCTCGCCGTCGACGCCGCCGCGCGCGGCCTCCCGGTTGACGACTTCGGAGACGTACGGGATCGAGCTGCGCATCACCTGTACGGCACCCCGGGCGACGTTGCCCCCCTTGCCTCCGCCGGTGCGGTAGCGGCGGGCGCGCAGGACCGCGCCCTTGGGCGGGACGGCTCCGTACTGGCGCAGGGTGCCGTCGGGTTCGCGGACGGCGGGGCCGAAGGCGATCTCGCCGGTCGCGGCGTCGAGGGTGAGGTGGCGGTCGTCGGGGGCGGAGGCGGAGAAGTGCGGGACGACCTGCCAGTCCGTCCACCCCTCGGGTCCGGCGGCGGACTGGAGGAGTAGGGGCGGGTCGTCGCCGACGACGGGCGAGTTGGCCAGTCGCAGCCGCTGCCCGGGCAGGCCGGTGGACTCGCCGAGGGCCTCGTCGTACACGGTGTCCGCGTGGACCGCACGCGTGGTGCCGCCCATGGTGAAAGCCTCGGCGGACCGGATAGTGGGCGAAGTCGTGTAGAAGGGCTGGTTGTTGAGAGGCTCGGTGACCCGGCAGCGCAGCCAGCCGGCCTCCCGGCCGCCGGTGCGGGAGAGGGTGTGGCCGCCGGGGACGTGCAGGACGACGTCGCCGGGCCGGTTGAGGCCACCGGTGCCGTCCCGGTGGACCTCGCAGGCCGCCCAGCCGTCCTCGGTCCACGCCTCCCACAGGAGCGGCGGCTGGCGCGGGTCGACGCCGACGCCGTCGACGCGGCTGTCGAGGTCGAGGGCGACCGCGCAGTGCGGTACGGCCGCGCTCAGCCCGAACAGCATGCAGTCACCGGGGCTCGGGGCCTCGGCGAAGCAGAGCACGTCCTTGCCCTCGGTGAGGTCGGCTGTCCGGTCGGCGACGGGAGCGCCGTCGCTCTGTACGACGAGGTGCCGCAACTCGCATGGGACGAGGGCGAGTTCGCGTTCCGTGGCGAAGACGACGGCCTCCTCGCTCTCGGTGCGGAGTGTGGCCGCCTCGGTCCCCGGCGGCAGCAGCACCGTCTCCTCCTGGGGCGCCGACAGCCAGAACGTCACGTCCGTGCGGGCGGCCGAGGGCGGGAAGAGGGTGATGCCGACGAGGTCGAGGAAGGCGAGGTGGTTCTTCTCCGGGACGCGGTTGAGGCGGTAGACGATCTGGTCCGCCATGTGCGCGACCGTCTCCACGAGGGTGACGCCGGGGTCGGAGACGTTGTGGTCGGTCCACTCCGGGGCGCGCTGCTGGATGTAGCGCTTGGCGTCGTCGACGAACTGCTGGAAGCGGCGGTCGTCAAGGTTGGGTGAGGGCAGGGCCATCGGTGATCAGCGGTCGCTTTCAGGGGAGTTGCCCGTGTCGCCGGACGCGTCGGGCCCCTCGTGGGAGGGGATGACGTAGAAGGGGAAGACGAGACTGCGCGGGTTGTTGGTGCCGCGGATCGAGTAGCGGACGTCGATGAACAGGACGCCCTGTTCGGCACCGGCGGTGACCTCGACGTCGTCGACCTCGATGCGCGGCTCCCAGCGGTCGAGGCTGGAGTACACCTCGTGCTGGATACGCCCGGCGGTGGCCTCGTTGACCGGCGCGAACACCAGGTCGTGGATGGCGCAGCCGAATTCGGGCCGCATGGGGCGTTCTCCGGGCGCGGTGGCGAGGACGAGCCGGATGGCCTCCTCGACCTCCCGTTCCCCGCTGACGAGGGCGATGCCCCCGGTGGGCCCGATGCGCAGCGGGAACGCCCACCCGGAACCGACGAACTGCTCGGCCATCTTCGTAACCCACCTGCCTTACGGGATCGGATACGGCTTGTTGTTGACCGTGACCAGGCCGTTCAGCATGACGCTGATGGCCCGAATACCCACGTTGGCAACGGAGTTGATCTGAATGGTGCCGGTCGTGCTGATGCTCGCCGCACCGGCCGCCTTGAGGCTGAGGGCGCCGAGCGCGTCCACGTTGACCGCGCCGCCGAGGGACTTGAGGCTGACGATCCCGCGCCCCTGGAGGTTGAGGATGCCGCCGCTTCTGATGTTGATGGCCCGGCGGGCGCTCAGCGTCAGATCGGTACCCGCGTCCACGGAGACGGAGGTGCCGCCCTTGATGCTGACGGAGCCCTTGCTGTCCACGGTGATCTCGGTCTTGGTGCGGTCGAGGTTGATGGTCAGCCTGTCGTTGCCGCTGGCGATGCGCACTCCCTGTTTGCGGAGGCCGGTCTGCTGGCTGAGCAGGTCGACCCGGTTGCCCTCCCGGTCGGACAGGGTGTGCCGGATGGCCTTCTTCTTCAGCGGGTCGTGCAGCTTCACGTCCTTGACGGCGGTCGGCTCGTCCCGCCCGTTGTAGAGCCCGCCCACGACGAACGGATGGTCGAGTGCCCCCCGGTCGAAGGAGACGAGCACCTCGTCCCCGACGTCGAGCGGGAAGATCCCGCCCCCGCCCTTCCCGCCCAGCTGTACGACCCGCGTCCAGTCACTCACGTACGCGTCGTCCAGCCAGGGGAACTGAAGCTTCACCCGCCCCTGTTTCAGGGGGTCCTGTACGTCGGTGACCAGCGCGTTCGCGACGCCGGGCAGCCGGGGTGCGGTGGTCGCGGCGTCGCCGGAGGTGAGGCCGAACAGGGAACGCCACTGGCGTCCGCTGACCGTCACGAGGGTCTCGTAGTGGTCGCCGTCGCCGAAGACGTGCCGTACGGACGTGCAGGTGTACTTGCCCTCGAAGGGCTTGCCGACCTTCGCCAGGGTCACCGGAATCCCGGGACGCAGTTTCGGATTCCCCCGCACGGTGATCTCCAGCTCGGCGAAGGCGGAGGCGACGTCGTCGGCGAGGGCGTCGGCCGCGAACTTGACCTCGGACTGGCGGTCGTACGGCGTGTCGGTCTCGACGAGTACGCCCGCCTTGAAGGGCGCGGAGGCCTTCTTCGGGGTCGTGCCGATGCCGATGAGCGGGGTGGTCCCGGCCGGTGCGGTGGCGGTGAGCTTCCTCTTGGTCGTGACGTCCCAGCCCCGGGCCTGGACCTTGGCGATCTGGTCGGCGGAGGTGACGGCGGCCCTGCAGCGCAGGATGTCGACACCGCCCTCCAGCACGAAGGGGCTCTTCTCACCCGGAGTGCTGACCGGCGGCGCCCCGGACGCGGGGTCGGGCTTGACGAACTGGAACTTCCCCTTGGCGTCCAGGGACATGACCATCTCGCTCTCGTCGGCGAGCCGCGCGAGAAAGTCCCAGTCGGTCACGTTGGCCTGGCTGATGAAGTCGTAGACGGTCTTGGTGCTCTGGATCTTGCCGACCGGAACTCCCGCCGTGGCGACGACCTTTCGGACGATGTCCGAGGCCGTCTGGTTACGGAAGGCGGCCACCCGGCTCTGCCGCATCAGGCGGTGACCGGCGTCGTAGCCACGGATGACGGTGAAGGTGCCGGTGCCGTCGTAGTCGGTCTCCATACCGGTGACCTCGCCGGTGATCAACGGGTCGGCGGCGCCCTTACCGGCGGCAACGGGCGCCAGGATCACGGGAGTTCCGAAGTCGACGCTGAGCTCACCGAGGACCAGGTGCTTCGGGTCGCGGAAGGTGATCCGGAAGGCCCCGGGCACCCCGGCCCCCAGGTCGACCCAGCCGCCGACGAGCAACGGGGCGATGTCGTCGGGCAGTTTGGCGCCCCCGACCTTGACGCTGATGGAGCTGGAGAAGGTGATCTGGACCATCAGGCGCTCGCCTCCTCCGCCGCCGGCAGGATGAGTTCGAGCCCGGTCGGCAGCCTGCCCGGGTCGTCGAGGCCGTTGCGCTCGGCGATGGCCCGCCAGGCGGTCGCGTCCCCGTACTCCCGCCAGGCGAGCGACTGCAACGAGTCCCCGGCGACGACCCGGTGCACGCGCTGCGCGGTGAGCGCGCCCGACGTCGGGTTCTGTCCCTTGGTCTTGCTGGGAATCTCGTGCAGATGCACCTGACAGGTGGCCCGGATGGGCACACCGGTCGTCCCGAAGAGGGAGTAGGTCGCCTCCACGGAACTGACGTACGCGGTGAACCGCGCGGTGGAGAACGACCCCCACTCGAAAACGACCCAGGGCGTCGACGACTGATTGGCGGCGATGCTCTTGGCGGTCGTCTCGCAGCAGGAGAACAGCGCCTCGACCTTCTTCAGCACGCTGTTGCTGCTCGGATCGTCGGACGAGTCGAGGAAGATCTCGACGGTCATCTCGCGCGGCAACGGCCCCTGGAACTCCGGCAGTGAGCCGTCCCGGACAGCCGCCGTGGGAGTGGTCTTCCACTGGGCGCGGCGACTGAGCGACAGTTGGGAGGGGTTGAAGTCGAAGCTGAAGTTCTTGATGAGCGCGCCGGGTGTGGTGCTGTAGCCGATCGGCGGCTCGTGAATGGCGAGCGTGGCCCGCACCAGGCTCTTCCCGGCACCGCCCTTGCCGCCCTTGCTTCCCTTGGCCATGTGGTTCCTGCCTCTTCCCGTCCGCTTCCGTCCTCGTCCCGTCCGCTCGCTCAGTCCGTGAAGCCGTGGTGGGTGATCTCCAGGACCTCCGTGGCGACGCCCGGGTTCGCGGGGTCCAGGGAGGGGCCCTGCCAGCTCACGGGCAGTACGTCGATGAGCCCCCAGCGCGCCACCTCCGAACCGTCGGCGCGCAGCGCGGCGATCTGGGCGGTGGGGCGGGTGACTCCCGTGGTCACACTCGAGATCCAGGCGGCGACCTTGGAGGTGTCCGGCGTCAGCGGCCGGGTCAGCCGGATGTTCGAGAACGTCACCCGCGACGGAAGCGCCCACACGAACCCGTTGTTGCCGCCCTCCTGGTGATGTTCGATCTCCACCGCGGACGACAGGCCCTCGCACCCGTTGAAGTACCCGAGGCTCTCGCCGTCGATGGTGAGGGTGAAGAAGATCGTGGAGCCCGGGTCGGTATCGGTGGACATCGGGGCCTTTCAACTGACGTGTGGAGGTGCGGATGTGTTCGGCGGATGTGTTCGTGCGCGGGTCAGCGACGGGGGTCGCGGAGTTTTCCGATGCGCTCACGGTCGAGACGCAGTTCGGTACGGACCTTGCGGGTGACCCTGTCGATCAGACGGTGGGTGAGTTCGTCGAGCTGGTGGTCGTTCAGCTCCCTGACTTCGAAGGGAGGAGGGGGTTCGCACTCCATCCACTCCGTCTGCTGCGTCTGCTCGGCCTGCTGGTTGTGCTGGGTCCGCCGTGACGTGCCTTGGGTGGCGGGCCGTGCGGTCTGGGGTGCGGGTGCGGCCCTCCGCTGGATGCGGACGGCGGTGGGTGCGGCTGGGAGGGCGGGCTGGGCGGGGGCGGCGCTGGTCATCGCCGGGCGCGGCGGAGCCGGCGGGGTGGAGTGCGCGCGCTGTACGGGGGTGCCGGCGCCGGGGCTGTGCGACCCCGGCGCCGGCAGCGGGACAGAGGCGGGCGGGTGACGAACGGGGGTCACGACCGGCTGCCCTGCGGCGGGCGGCGCGGGACGCCTCAGGGGGGCGGCCTTGGGGGCGACGGGGAGCGCCTGGGCGGGGCGGGCGGCGCGGGGTGGGGCGGGCAGGGCGGTGGTCAGGGCGTGGGCGGAGGAGAGCACTCGCTGTATCTGCGGTGGGGCAGGGCGGGCGAGCTGCACGGCGGCGGGGCGGGCGAGGGGC
This genomic interval from Streptomyces sp. B21-083 contains the following:
- a CDS encoding putative baseplate assembly protein; the encoded protein is MALPSPNLDDRRFQQFVDDAKRYIQQRAPEWTDHNVSDPGVTLVETVAHMADQIVYRLNRVPEKNHLAFLDLVGITLFPPSAARTDVTFWLSAPQEETVLLPPGTEAATLRTESEEAVVFATERELALVPCELRHLVVQSDGAPVADRTADLTEGKDVLCFAEAPSPGDCMLFGLSAAVPHCAVALDLDSRVDGVGVDPRQPPLLWEAWTEDGWAACEVHRDGTGGLNRPGDVVLHVPGGHTLSRTGGREAGWLRCRVTEPLNNQPFYTTSPTIRSAEAFTMGGTTRAVHADTVYDEALGESTGLPGQRLRLANSPVVGDDPPLLLQSAAGPEGWTDWQVVPHFSASAPDDRHLTLDAATGEIAFGPAVREPDGTLRQYGAVPPKGAVLRARRYRTGGGKGGNVARGAVQVMRSSIPYVSEVVNREAARGGVDGETVEEAKVRAPITLRAQERAVTLRDYEELARRAAPETARITCLEGDEGEHGAYAVRVLVVPQAVPDPGGRLRFEQLVPGDALLQRITRYLDERRLIGTRLAVGPPFYQGVTVVATVHAFRGVDTDRVRRQAHDALYRHLDPLTGGADGKGWPFGRPVQSGEVFAVLQRVPGVELVDEVQLHPADPLTGKRGEATNRIDLAPPSLVFSFDHRVRVIGDSS
- a CDS encoding phage tail protein, with protein sequence MSTDTDPGSTIFFTLTIDGESLGYFNGCEGLSSAVEIEHHQEGGNNGFVWALPSRVTFSNIRLTRPLTPDTSKVAAWISSVTTGVTRPTAQIAALRADGSEVARWGLIDVLPVSWQGPSLDPANPGVATEVLEITHHGFTD
- a CDS encoding GPW/gp25 family protein codes for the protein MAEQFVGSGWAFPLRIGPTGGIALVSGEREVEEAIRLVLATAPGERPMRPEFGCAIHDLVFAPVNEATAGRIQHEVYSSLDRWEPRIEVDDVEVTAGAEQGVLFIDVRYSIRGTNNPRSLVFPFYVIPSHEGPDASGDTGNSPESDR
- a CDS encoding nuclear transport factor 2 family protein, with the protein product MTIQTAKLSDPAVRAFVDAVNAHDREAFEAVLAPGATMSDDGSDRDLADWTEREIFSSHGHMDVANESREGRVLVANYSNDTWGEMRTKWSFTVDDGRILRFETGQA
- a CDS encoding VgrG-related protein encodes the protein MVQITFSSSISVKVGGAKLPDDIAPLLVGGWVDLGAGVPGAFRITFRDPKHLVLGELSVDFGTPVILAPVAAGKGAADPLITGEVTGMETDYDGTGTFTVIRGYDAGHRLMRQSRVAAFRNQTASDIVRKVVATAGVPVGKIQSTKTVYDFISQANVTDWDFLARLADESEMVMSLDAKGKFQFVKPDPASGAPPVSTPGEKSPFVLEGGVDILRCRAAVTSADQIAKVQARGWDVTTKRKLTATAPAGTTPLIGIGTTPKKASAPFKAGVLVETDTPYDRQSEVKFAADALADDVASAFAELEITVRGNPKLRPGIPVTLAKVGKPFEGKYTCTSVRHVFGDGDHYETLVTVSGRQWRSLFGLTSGDAATTAPRLPGVANALVTDVQDPLKQGRVKLQFPWLDDAYVSDWTRVVQLGGKGGGGIFPLDVGDEVLVSFDRGALDHPFVVGGLYNGRDEPTAVKDVKLHDPLKKKAIRHTLSDREGNRVDLLSQQTGLRKQGVRIASGNDRLTINLDRTKTEITVDSKGSVSIKGGTSVSVDAGTDLTLSARRAINIRSGGILNLQGRGIVSLKSLGGAVNVDALGALSLKAAGAASISTTGTIQINSVANVGIRAISVMLNGLVTVNNKPYPIP
- a CDS encoding NADase-type glycan-binding domain-containing protein; the encoded protein is MTSQSCAECGTRAEPGQSFCDACGAVLSWSDREERADREGREVGEGRAGQGGRAGSVRGAGAGDPVSVPAGEPAVAAGVREETRSGGGPSGSADAPAPGWDAFSRSGPGGAGVPRTALARLDEPAPAPSPRSTATAPEPPQGADADTLPQPAVPPGENTPAHSPTPASEPDDTAARARSLLVPVADPEPRTAPEPSVAPVLPGLPVADRPQVRTPGREPGVQGGLPCPWCATPNMPDRHFCGRCAMPMSGHGGGEPGRRLPWWRRLLDLRGGETPWAGDRPRLRRGFGRVWNWVVGALVLTLLVAAVMNFGDAVNGVRDHFAKRAPADPDKVTASRSYPGHKPELAFDKRSNTWWGPGVTQSGEGQWIEARFAEPTRLLDVLITPGVSARAETLSESALPKRVEAQITTADGKKTTRILNLDQGAGAQTRAFRVGSVTSVRFVILSAHAASGDKQVAIAEIEFFGRSNANGS
- a CDS encoding aldo/keto reductase, which gives rise to METTDSTGTTDSTGTTQAFANRTLGRSGIEVSPLGFGCWAIGGEWGAPDGQPYGWGKVDDDESVRAIRRALDLGVTFFDTADVYGTGHSERVLGRALGKRRSDVVIATKWGNLFDERTRIADGQDDSPGYIRRALTASLARLGTDHVDLYQLHLSEGDLDAAIQLRGVCEELVTEGLIRAYAWSTDDPARAALFAEGPHCAAVQHCLNVVQDAPEMLALCEESGIASINRSPLAMGLLTGKRAAGQALEAGDIRNAPPAWLPGFTPGAGADADWLAQVDALRSVLTSGGRTLAQGALGWLWARSPRTVPIPGFRTVAQADENAGAIAKGPLTAAQLAEIDQLLGR
- a CDS encoding phage tail protein gives rise to the protein MRGSIDGLGSSAPIGAMLPAVFADDDLAQRFVGGLDDVVAPILNALDCLDSYFTPSLAPLDFTRWLGSWVGAEIDGSEPEERLRAAVAAAAYLHRVRGTRRGLSEAVRLAFGVIPEITESGGADWHARPLGPVPGDPRPHLHVALRLPDPTPADEHRLDSLVAAARPAHMPYTVKVTVAERTPER
- a CDS encoding CIS tube protein, whose amino-acid sequence is MAKGSKGGKGGAGKSLVRATLAIHEPPIGYSTTPGALIKNFSFDFNPSQLSLSRRAQWKTTPTAAVRDGSLPEFQGPLPREMTVEIFLDSSDDPSSNSVLKKVEALFSCCETTAKSIAANQSSTPWVVFEWGSFSTARFTAYVSSVEATYSLFGTTGVPIRATCQVHLHEIPSKTKGQNPTSGALTAQRVHRVVAGDSLQSLAWREYGDATAWRAIAERNGLDDPGRLPTGLELILPAAEEASA
- a CDS encoding extensin, with the protein product MPLARPAAVQLARPAPPQIQRVLSSAHALTTALPAPPRAARPAQALPVAPKAAPLRRPAPPAAGQPVVTPVRHPPASVPLPAPGSHSPGAGTPVQRAHSTPPAPPRPAMTSAAPAQPALPAAPTAVRIQRRAAPAPQTARPATQGTSRRTQHNQQAEQTQQTEWMECEPPPPFEVRELNDHQLDELTHRLIDRVTRKVRTELRLDRERIGKLRDPRR
- a CDS encoding DoxX family membrane protein; the protein is MTCDDRYDRRDLGLLLLRLGTGGVLAAHGAQKLFGWFGGHGLEGTGAFMESVGYAPGKASATASGLAETGGGTLLALGLATPAAGAAAAGAMVGATAVHAPNGFFNTGGGYEYAATLGLAAAGLAVTGPGRLSLDHALGHVLDRGWMVPAALAGTAAVTAVVVGARNRRVRERQQGTQETLFEE